The following proteins come from a genomic window of Mycoplasmopsis gallopavonis:
- a CDS encoding coiled-coil domain-containing protein encodes MTSFKNAFNDFRALMKSLETNHLDNFYNLSKIFYDDEFAKFNTDMLTSEAIDKELELFANFSFILKDVIRNYQNYDDQQILAKYQKLEDLYFAKKKDYFQILIQNYLKILNARKKDLNNSFGSNEYYANKINEYLGNFNASYNQDATIDVLKQNLQDLTTHLSSFDEDIQEKHLALEAFKGSFNKITEIANSLKQRFSTFSEEIDSQINLPLADYALDIAKMSSNQILEHKNQVEELLNKINELSAKYEAQEDEKSAKIHELKRLIVETETFITNTKAIQFSDFNELLNTSLNNAKTINEDSDLETIKQTLINLTDNLALATNASREYQELLTNLLDQKTQIKSKLFSKDANLADLANYLNTWNQNFEIKLESLTKAQLKEFEVALNNFFRANNEIIAQIIKKHQTLVINYTNLKSSLNSLISMDNLSENLIRIKEDFLQNYAQINLSQTGNAELEKINTKLESFINEFKTFFKSDLLEMYIANKDFLATNNSNLSNQQLNFFESENNLNQNLSKLKELNNFMKEIISVHSNLDLGSLNEAQFDSLQNQFSEILNSEQLNNFLEYKNELNQKMEEFKNLWDLASEKYQTSNDPEIKENYEQNIQNLDRQSNLSLEKIAENTLKLHFFLSLEEHIVQPEQPKVQAQKSNYLLWVLLPIAVTLPILGIAGYFIFKKFKK; translated from the coding sequence ATGACTTCTTTTAAAAATGCTTTTAATGATTTTCGAGCGTTAATGAAAAGTTTAGAAACCAATCACTTAGATAATTTTTATAATCTTTCAAAGATTTTTTATGATGATGAATTTGCTAAATTTAACACTGACATGCTAACAAGTGAAGCAATTGATAAAGAACTTGAATTATTTGCTAATTTTAGTTTTATTTTAAAAGATGTAATTAGGAATTATCAAAATTATGATGATCAACAAATTCTTGCTAAATATCAAAAACTTGAAGATTTATATTTTGCGAAGAAAAAAGATTATTTTCAAATTCTAATTCAAAATTATTTAAAGATTTTAAATGCCCGTAAAAAAGATCTTAATAATAGCTTTGGCTCAAACGAATATTATGCAAACAAAATTAATGAATATTTAGGAAACTTTAATGCTTCATACAATCAAGATGCAACAATTGATGTTCTTAAACAAAATCTCCAAGACTTAACTACTCATTTATCAAGTTTTGATGAAGATATTCAAGAGAAACATCTTGCTTTAGAAGCTTTTAAGGGATCTTTTAACAAAATAACTGAAATAGCAAATTCACTAAAACAACGCTTTTCAACTTTTAGCGAAGAAATTGATTCGCAAATTAACTTGCCACTTGCGGATTATGCTCTTGACATTGCAAAAATGAGTTCAAATCAAATTCTTGAACACAAAAATCAAGTTGAAGAATTATTAAATAAGATTAATGAATTATCAGCAAAATATGAAGCACAAGAAGATGAAAAAAGTGCCAAAATTCATGAATTAAAAAGATTAATTGTTGAAACAGAAACTTTTATTACAAATACAAAAGCAATTCAGTTTAGTGATTTTAATGAACTTTTAAATACATCTTTAAATAATGCAAAAACAATTAATGAAGATAGCGATCTTGAAACAATTAAACAAACTTTAATCAATCTTACAGACAACCTTGCTCTTGCTACTAATGCTTCAAGAGAATATCAAGAATTATTAACAAATTTACTAGATCAAAAAACACAAATTAAATCCAAATTATTTAGTAAAGATGCAAATCTTGCTGATTTAGCAAATTATCTTAACACTTGAAACCAAAATTTTGAAATTAAATTAGAAAGTTTAACCAAAGCACAGCTGAAAGAATTTGAGGTTGCTCTTAATAATTTCTTTAGAGCAAACAATGAAATTATTGCTCAAATTATCAAAAAACATCAAACATTAGTTATTAATTATACAAACTTAAAAAGCAGTTTAAATTCACTTATTAGTATGGATAATCTTTCAGAAAATTTAATTAGAATCAAAGAGGATTTTCTTCAAAATTATGCTCAAATTAATCTTAGTCAAACCGGAAATGCTGAGTTAGAAAAAATAAATACTAAGTTAGAAAGTTTTATTAATGAATTTAAAACTTTCTTTAAATCGGATTTATTAGAAATGTATATTGCTAATAAAGACTTTTTAGCAACAAATAACTCTAATTTATCTAATCAACAATTAAATTTCTTTGAGTCAGAAAACAATTTAAATCAAAATTTAAGTAAGCTTAAAGAACTTAATAATTTTATGAAAGAAATTATTTCAGTTCATAGCAACTTAGACCTTGGTAGTTTAAATGAGGCTCAATTTGATTCTTTACAAAATCAATTTAGTGAAATTTTAAACTCAGAACAATTGAACAACTTTCTTGAATATAAAAATGAATTAAATCAAAAAATGGAAGAATTTAAAAATCTTTGAGATTTAGCTTCCGAAAAATATCAGACAAGCAATGATCCAGAAATTAAGGAAAATTATGAGCAAAATATTCAAAACCTTGATCGTCAATCAAATTTATCCTTAGAAAAAATAGCAGAAAATACTTTAAAACTTCATTTCTTTTTAAGTTTAGAAGAACACATTGTCCAACCAGAACAACCCAAAGTTCAAGCACAAAAATCAAACTATTTATTATGAGTTTTATTACCAATTGCAGTTACGCTTCCAATTCTTGGAATAGCTGGATATTTCATCTTTAAAAAATTCAAAAAATAA
- a CDS encoding IS3 family transposase, translated as MLIFYIFKGEKMGKHFTEEQEKEIYNTFFQLGKKDAIELMYKYGAKAKDKYVKARLRRILKHYNFNMNKKPRKPGTGRSRKAKEQDINWNIFTREDLIEIAKRYREITKDKFKTEKVQEASNINMASYKLAILLYLCRQTISKHKRNNFAPKNKSRKIKYQDLIIDSFKQNRSKYGRQKLKYFILKHYKIDINERTLGRYMNALGLFCNVRKRKKLKESKNTSIIKENIVNRDYNDVYNRNIYATDVTYLPATKDAINNNVYLSVVIKHKTKEIISFSLSKFNDSKLIYKTFENVDFEKSFILHSDHCSTYTSDDFSRFIQNKGGIISLSKVGNSLDNRVVEYWFSNLKTELIRDLNIKAMTLNELEKVISNYVHWYNKFRIQSCLNWKTPYEYSMGLSNLINC; from the coding sequence ATGTTAATTTTTTATATTTTTAAAGGAGAAAAAATGGGAAAACATTTTACAGAAGAACAAGAAAAAGAAATTTATAATACATTTTTTCAATTAGGTAAAAAGGATGCGATTGAACTGATGTATAAATATGGTGCAAAAGCAAAAGATAAATATGTGAAAGCGAGATTACGAAGAATATTAAAACATTATAATTTTAATATGAATAAAAAACCAAGAAAGCCTGGAACCGGTAGGTCAAGAAAAGCGAAAGAACAAGATATAAATTGAAACATTTTTACACGAGAAGATTTAATTGAAATTGCAAAAAGATATAGAGAAATTACAAAAGATAAATTTAAAACAGAGAAAGTTCAAGAGGCATCAAATATTAATATGGCTTCGTATAAACTTGCTATTTTGTTGTATCTTTGTAGACAAACAATATCCAAACATAAAAGAAATAATTTTGCTCCTAAAAATAAATCCAGAAAAATAAAGTACCAAGACTTGATTATTGATTCATTTAAACAAAATAGATCTAAATATGGTAGACAAAAATTAAAATATTTTATCTTAAAGCACTATAAAATAGACATAAACGAAAGAACTCTAGGAAGATATATGAATGCCTTAGGTTTATTTTGCAATGTCAGAAAAAGAAAAAAACTAAAAGAATCAAAGAACACATCTATCATAAAAGAAAACATTGTTAATAGAGATTATAATGATGTATATAACAGAAATATATACGCTACTGATGTAACATATCTTCCAGCGACAAAAGATGCAATAAACAATAATGTTTATCTTTCAGTAGTAATTAAACATAAAACTAAAGAAATAATTAGTTTTTCTCTTTCCAAATTTAATGATTCAAAATTAATTTACAAAACATTTGAAAATGTTGATTTTGAAAAAAGTTTTATACTACATTCAGATCATTGCTCAACTTATACATCTGATGATTTTTCTCGTTTTATTCAAAATAAAGGTGGAATAATTTCGCTTTCAAAAGTAGGAAATAGTTTAGATAATAGAGTTGTGGAATATTGATTTTCAAATTTAAAAACTGAATTAATTAGAGATTTAAATATCAAAGCTATGACTTTGAATGAACTAGAAAAAGTGATATCTAATTATGTTCATTGATACAATAAATTTAGAATTCAATCATGTCTGAATTGAAAAACCCCATACGAATATAGTATGGGGCTATCCAATTTAATAAATTGTTAA
- a CDS encoding phosphatidylinositol-specific phospholipase C domain-containing protein — translation MKKTYKLFLGSIIPSLTLPLVLVSSTNSNIPPQRNINEYQTSSLDITDTNLEFNDWMKYVDGQKRLGDLSIPGTHNSAMFSGWGAKWFFGQAWAKTQSRNFQNQLKSGIRFFDLRISTDMWIYHGNVGSNYDLKKVLKEFVTFLKAHPNEVILIRYKDENSDPKKMSSRDALEWKKEIVKTFENPEIRDYIYKNSSQDSFENPTLDSVRGKIFVLDNMHKNIWKNNFSYGAAWWSVLIDVQDEWNTTEQVKMQKIKETLNLSNNENNGNHLIINFTSRSKDNSKPYETHKEINKQTMAYLKANNILRTGVLIFDFPGDALLKRIVQTNYTYTQEELNRPNLLPRVNLNFFSPTAGENFIQANASLANLDLSVEILDTKKEVRTPVNVRIDINSNRIYLPNNLQVTDRIMITYNQKTIPNIYYPQPQKYNQTVKWVSVEKNSLFDRLLANLENKVREGRRSLIEITGLGSSETKLFTNYFARPLIQLKQNPTVTQESINQLRDLNLALKNNFDTWLNLLKKKKEVETKIQLLNQSLVSNYLNQNDFESFFQEINNQEAEYQRILSLNSLPTIAQWNSYFNFYQSADLKISFLNDIIAQNQAFNRDSFLNKLHLPNNLNWANQFYLNLIDSKLTLMKTNLVNSISNFSNDSKLSAKRTIENLNSQFVNFGNFVDSSSNQLSNALDSATNLSSVQKNFFHTDFEAALTSNRNSDVTSLIAKINQFNSFLANVETQIANYNQVLSSNYYNFASNIQKTNFTNWTNQLKANKSTWNYAELNNLIIKINNLVQEMQRNFESYEARKKQLQNEVNGLTYISDLEKQNFQNELESNRDLEQMEIKKEALITKNKENESLINFALSKLGQKKLTIY, via the coding sequence ATGAAAAAAACTTATAAATTATTTTTAGGAAGTATCATTCCTTCTTTAACTCTTCCGCTTGTACTTGTTTCAAGTACAAATTCTAATATTCCTCCTCAACGAAATATTAATGAATACCAAACCAGTTCTTTGGATATTACAGATACAAATTTGGAATTTAATGATTGAATGAAATATGTAGATGGTCAAAAGAGATTAGGAGATCTTTCGATCCCCGGAACACACAATTCTGCAATGTTTAGTGGTTGAGGTGCTAAATGATTTTTTGGACAAGCCTGAGCAAAAACTCAAAGTCGAAATTTTCAAAATCAATTAAAATCTGGAATTCGTTTTTTTGATCTTAGAATATCAACTGATATGTGAATTTATCATGGCAATGTTGGTTCAAATTATGACTTGAAAAAAGTTTTAAAAGAATTTGTAACCTTTTTAAAAGCACATCCAAATGAAGTTATTTTAATTCGTTATAAAGATGAAAATTCAGATCCTAAAAAGATGAGTTCTAGAGATGCGTTAGAATGAAAAAAAGAAATTGTAAAAACTTTTGAAAATCCTGAAATTCGTGATTATATTTATAAGAACAGTAGTCAAGACTCATTTGAAAATCCTACACTAGATTCTGTTCGGGGTAAAATTTTTGTTTTAGATAACATGCACAAAAATATTTGAAAAAATAATTTTAGCTATGGTGCTGCTTGATGATCTGTTTTAATTGATGTTCAAGATGAATGAAATACCACTGAACAAGTTAAAATGCAAAAAATTAAGGAAACTTTAAATCTTTCTAATAATGAAAATAACGGAAATCATTTAATTATTAATTTTACATCTAGATCAAAAGATAATAGTAAGCCTTACGAAACTCATAAAGAAATTAATAAACAAACTATGGCTTATTTAAAAGCTAACAATATATTAAGAACCGGAGTTTTAATTTTTGACTTCCCTGGCGATGCACTTCTTAAAAGAATAGTTCAAACAAATTACACTTATACCCAAGAAGAATTAAATCGTCCGAATCTTTTACCAAGAGTTAATTTAAACTTTTTTTCTCCAACAGCAGGTGAGAATTTTATTCAAGCTAACGCAAGCTTAGCAAATTTAGATCTTTCTGTTGAAATTTTAGATACAAAAAAAGAAGTAAGAACTCCTGTCAATGTTAGAATAGATATCAATTCAAATAGAATTTATTTACCTAATAATTTACAAGTAACAGATCGAATTATGATCACTTACAATCAAAAAACAATTCCAAATATTTATTACCCTCAGCCTCAAAAGTACAATCAAACTGTTAAGTGAGTTTCGGTTGAAAAAAATTCATTATTTGATCGTTTGCTCGCTAATTTAGAGAATAAAGTGCGTGAAGGAAGACGATCTTTAATTGAAATTACTGGTCTGGGTTCAAGTGAAACTAAACTTTTTACAAATTATTTTGCAAGACCTTTGATTCAACTTAAACAAAATCCAACCGTAACACAAGAATCAATTAACCAACTTCGTGATTTAAATTTAGCATTAAAAAACAATTTTGATACTTGATTAAATTTATTAAAAAAGAAAAAAGAAGTTGAAACAAAAATTCAACTTTTAAATCAAAGCTTAGTTTCAAATTACCTTAATCAAAATGACTTTGAATCATTTTTTCAAGAAATAAATAATCAAGAAGCAGAATATCAAAGAATTCTTTCTTTAAATTCTTTACCAACTATAGCTCAATGAAATTCTTATTTCAATTTTTATCAATCAGCAGATTTAAAAATTAGTTTTTTAAATGATATTATTGCTCAAAATCAAGCTTTTAATCGTGATTCATTTTTAAATAAACTTCATTTACCTAATAATTTAAATTGAGCAAATCAGTTTTATTTAAATTTAATTGATTCAAAATTAACTTTAATGAAAACTAATTTAGTTAACTCAATTTCTAATTTTAGTAATGATTCAAAATTATCAGCTAAACGAACAATCGAAAACTTAAACTCTCAATTTGTTAATTTTGGTAATTTTGTAGATTCTAGTTCTAATCAACTTAGTAATGCACTAGACTCAGCAACTAATTTATCAAGTGTGCAAAAAAACTTTTTCCACACTGATTTTGAAGCAGCTTTAACTTCTAATAGAAATTCTGATGTTACTAGTTTGATAGCTAAAATTAATCAATTTAATAGTTTTCTAGCAAATGTTGAGACTCAAATTGCAAACTATAATCAAGTACTAAGTTCAAATTACTATAATTTTGCTTCTAACATTCAAAAAACAAATTTTACTAACTGAACTAATCAATTAAAAGCCAATAAGTCAACTTGGAATTATGCTGAACTAAATAATTTAATTATCAAAATTAATAATTTAGTACAAGAAATGCAAAGAAATTTTGAAAGTTATGAAGCTCGTAAAAAACAACTTCAAAATGAAGTTAATGGATTAACTTATATCAGTGATTTAGAAAAACAAAATTTCCAAAATGAACTAGAATCTAATCGAGATTTAGAACAGATGGAAATTAAAAAAGAGGCGTTAATTACAAAAAATAAAGAAAATGAGTCATTAATAAATTTTGCACTATCTAAACTAGGACAGAAAAAATTAACAATTTATTAA
- a CDS encoding DUF262 domain-containing protein: MSTTNKEKNKYVFNYWKIGTNTNSYIETKLFNFLKSNWTKFQNNTLNFTQEELNKEDPKNAKNAVFMQAAKTLSFIGVLKEENKEYFWTTKFLNKFQKFDQSFLENKEQFIQEIYDFGSEELINKIDAYVEFLKQNYENSNDEEESDFRENLQKRILLADSNWIHSILIDFDVEGETLSEDNNWILEYKKIWNLPGVQKVQEKNYWKTLAKNTLNNKKSHINEKCKDILKVVNYLAHKNSEEVLFQNFQYTFDKNKKKEECKDYDKTIIRVDRLQTTIKTVLEYFNWLRKKHIYIPFYQRKYSWNKDYLERLIDDIELLADKYPSHSFKKGENYHFLSTITTKSKGHSNKNEIIDGQQRTITLIFTNFALFKYLCQRKIKDYEIPWIYDSMFNNSYDNQDYDNQDFVGKWIDNPSKLNGLLNFSKLFENNIEAIQDIWGGKKINGKESKPNKINQDEGEKQLKENLIYIYSYLSNKLDQKDDLYVKDFVERLLYGFVINHVEVQEGASEQIFERMNLMSKKLNNLEMLKAYIYERLINKDLEDKEIQINLENFMQLFYSFFIKGKPKAENLEVTESPNLKLFTTYLNNKYELKMNSNYEYSPLYIIKKFLEIHSNEAKDDSWLEALLLEKLKFQYSLIKNQEHFNNWKNDFDKFKKIYPKREKTSNPDLIEWLFPFVSMASKGNVTVFLPLVIFILDSFEILDKKIEGGETKKLSIWREVIKLLFEIERFTFIWKTAKFEGQSLSRGVYILIDKLKKESNLTAQALRKGLFELVFNNQKVLLVDDKFILDDEFKLTIYNEIDNNFKNNVDSKSRNSEYTELMFRIIWYLKNSRNSFPRLNSWWHIGEFEVLFKEPSWDHFYATNSKIKNLDIESNEDKDKLINSIGNGFILQSSLNSKYKNNSVEEKYDNLKKQTGIFLSFVNSQEGLEPLSKEWNSEKIEKRRDDIVELIKEIYLKS, from the coding sequence ATGTCAACAACTAATAAAGAAAAAAATAAATATGTTTTTAATTATTGAAAAATAGGAACAAATACTAATAGTTATATTGAAACAAAATTATTTAATTTTTTAAAATCAAATTGAACAAAATTTCAAAATAATACCCTAAATTTTACACAAGAAGAATTAAACAAAGAAGATCCGAAAAACGCTAAAAACGCAGTATTTATGCAAGCAGCGAAAACTCTTTCTTTTATTGGGGTTTTAAAAGAAGAAAATAAAGAATATTTTTGAACCACAAAATTTTTAAACAAATTCCAAAAATTCGATCAATCTTTTTTAGAAAATAAAGAACAATTTATTCAAGAAATTTATGATTTTGGTTCAGAAGAACTAATTAATAAAATTGATGCATATGTTGAATTTTTAAAACAAAACTATGAAAATAGTAATGATGAAGAAGAATCTGATTTTAGAGAAAATTTACAAAAAAGAATTTTACTAGCTGATTCAAACTGAATTCATTCAATTTTAATTGATTTTGATGTAGAAGGCGAAACCCTATCAGAGGATAATAACTGAATTTTAGAATATAAAAAAATTTGAAATTTACCTGGTGTTCAAAAAGTGCAAGAAAAAAATTATTGAAAAACACTTGCTAAAAATACTTTAAACAATAAAAAATCACATATTAATGAAAAATGTAAAGATATTTTAAAAGTAGTTAATTATTTAGCACACAAAAATTCAGAAGAAGTTTTATTCCAAAATTTTCAATATACTTTTGACAAAAATAAGAAAAAAGAAGAATGTAAAGATTATGATAAAACAATAATTAGAGTGGATAGACTTCAAACAACAATTAAAACTGTTTTAGAATATTTCAATTGACTTAGAAAGAAACATATTTATATTCCATTTTATCAAAGAAAATATTCTTGAAATAAAGATTATTTAGAACGATTAATTGATGATATTGAGCTTTTGGCAGATAAATATCCATCTCATTCTTTCAAAAAAGGTGAAAATTATCATTTTTTAAGCACAATAACAACTAAATCAAAAGGTCATAGCAACAAAAACGAGATAATTGATGGTCAACAAAGAACTATTACATTAATTTTTACTAATTTTGCTTTATTTAAATATTTATGTCAAAGAAAAATCAAAGATTATGAAATTCCATGAATTTATGATTCTATGTTCAATAATTCTTATGATAACCAAGATTACGATAATCAAGATTTTGTTGGTAAATGAATTGACAACCCTTCCAAACTTAATGGACTTTTAAATTTTTCAAAACTTTTTGAAAATAATATAGAAGCAATCCAAGATATTTGAGGAGGAAAGAAAATTAATGGAAAAGAATCTAAACCTAACAAAATTAATCAAGATGAAGGCGAAAAACAATTAAAAGAAAATTTAATTTATATTTATAGCTATCTTTCTAATAAACTAGATCAAAAAGACGACTTATATGTCAAAGATTTTGTCGAAAGACTTTTATATGGTTTTGTTATTAATCACGTAGAAGTTCAAGAAGGTGCTTCTGAGCAAATTTTTGAAAGAATGAATTTAATGAGTAAAAAACTAAATAATCTAGAAATGCTTAAAGCTTATATTTATGAAAGATTAATTAATAAAGATTTAGAGGACAAAGAAATTCAAATTAATTTAGAAAACTTTATGCAATTATTTTATTCATTCTTTATTAAAGGGAAACCGAAAGCAGAAAATTTAGAAGTGACAGAAAGTCCAAATTTAAAACTTTTTACAACTTATTTAAATAATAAATATGAACTGAAAATGAATTCAAATTATGAGTATTCTCCTCTATATATCATTAAAAAGTTTTTGGAAATTCATTCAAATGAAGCTAAAGATGATTCATGATTAGAAGCTTTACTTTTAGAAAAACTTAAATTTCAATATTCATTGATCAAAAATCAAGAACATTTTAATAATTGAAAAAATGATTTTGACAAATTCAAAAAAATTTATCCTAAAAGAGAAAAAACTTCTAATCCAGATTTAATCGAATGACTATTTCCTTTTGTTTCTATGGCTTCAAAAGGGAATGTGACCGTTTTTCTTCCGTTAGTTATTTTTATTCTCGATTCTTTTGAAATTTTGGATAAAAAAATAGAAGGTGGTGAAACAAAAAAATTATCTATTTGAAGAGAAGTGATTAAATTATTATTCGAAATTGAAAGATTTACTTTTATTTGAAAAACAGCTAAATTTGAAGGGCAATCACTCTCACGTGGAGTTTACATTTTGATAGATAAACTCAAAAAAGAATCTAATTTAACTGCCCAAGCTCTTAGAAAGGGTCTTTTTGAATTAGTCTTTAACAATCAAAAAGTTCTTCTTGTTGATGATAAGTTTATTCTTGATGATGAATTTAAGTTAACTATTTACAACGAAATAGACAATAATTTCAAAAATAATGTAGATTCTAAATCAAGAAATAGTGAATATACAGAACTAATGTTTAGAATCATTTGATATTTAAAGAATTCAAGAAATTCTTTCCCAAGATTAAACTCATGATGACATATAGGGGAATTTGAAGTTTTATTCAAAGAACCTTCTTGAGATCATTTTTATGCCACAAATTCTAAAATAAAAAATCTTGACATTGAAAGTAATGAAGATAAAGACAAACTTATTAATTCTATCGGAAATGGATTTATACTTCAATCATCCTTAAATTCTAAATATAAAAATAACTCTGTTGAAGAAAAATATGACAATTTAAAAAAACAGACTGGAATTTTTTTATCTTTCGTTAATTCACAAGAAGGCTTAGAACCTTTATCTAAAGAATGAAATTCAGAAAAAATAGAAAAAAGAAGAGATGACATTGTTGAATTAATTAAAGAAATTTATTTAAAAAGTTAG
- the dcm gene encoding DNA (cytosine-5-)-methyltransferase — protein sequence MSKIKVFETFSGIGAQHKSLDWVNKNLQFKNKFEVVATADWDIRAIIAYAAIHNKLKIDEIEKILLKNNIKNEEELNSYLNKHVFSRDSKNPIKSIINQKEDLKKILASANFINKNYSDIKTVTGEVLDNLKIDLLTYSFPCQGLSVASMGRDKGIKNKESTSHLIWEIGRILEESNHKPKYLLLENVRGLVTKYSHEYEEWKHFLSNLGYKTFTGILNASNHGSLQNRERVFAISVLKDYKTPFNNDEEYLLYLNKIGQKYVLNDIEERKKKYFSIFDLNNKNIKEAWSALINDTPSRKKVIDSCKNLSLADPSYKINTLTTKQDRIPNAGYIPISHNFEKKLQYRFITPREAYKIMGFEDLDFNKLVPFVEEGILNNDCLWRQAGNSIDVNVLKRIFEVIGIIDEMNKNKR from the coding sequence ATGTCAAAAATTAAAGTTTTTGAAACATTTTCTGGAATTGGTGCACAACATAAAAGTTTAGACTGAGTTAATAAAAATCTTCAATTTAAAAATAAATTTGAAGTAGTAGCAACGGCTGATTGAGATATTCGTGCTATTATCGCTTACGCTGCAATTCACAATAAACTCAAAATAGATGAAATAGAAAAAATTTTATTAAAAAATAATATAAAAAATGAAGAAGAATTAAATAGCTACTTAAACAAACATGTTTTTAGTAGAGATTCTAAAAATCCAATTAAAAGCATAATTAATCAAAAAGAAGATCTTAAAAAAATCTTAGCAAGTGCAAACTTTATTAATAAAAATTATTCAGATATCAAAACTGTTACAGGAGAAGTTTTAGATAATCTTAAAATAGATCTTTTAACTTATTCTTTCCCTTGTCAAGGTCTATCTGTTGCTAGTATGGGTAGAGATAAAGGGATCAAGAATAAAGAAAGTACTAGTCATTTAATTTGAGAAATCGGAAGAATTTTAGAAGAATCAAATCATAAACCAAAATATTTATTGCTTGAAAATGTTAGAGGATTGGTTACAAAATATTCACACGAGTATGAAGAATGAAAACATTTTTTAAGTAATTTAGGTTATAAAACTTTTACTGGTATTTTAAATGCTTCAAATCACGGATCTTTACAAAATCGTGAGAGAGTTTTTGCCATTAGTGTTTTAAAAGATTATAAAACTCCTTTTAATAATGACGAAGAATACCTTTTATATTTAAATAAAATTGGGCAAAAATATGTTTTAAATGATATAGAAGAAAGAAAAAAGAAATATTTTAGTATTTTTGACTTAAATAACAAAAATATTAAAGAAGCATGATCTGCACTTATTAATGACACTCCATCAAGAAAAAAGGTTATTGATAGTTGTAAGAATTTAAGTTTAGCAGATCCAAGCTATAAAATCAATACTTTAACTACTAAACAAGATCGAATTCCTAACGCAGGTTATATTCCTATTTCTCATAATTTTGAGAAGAAATTGCAATATCGTTTTATTACTCCACGAGAAGCTTATAAAATCATGGGATTTGAAGATCTTGATTTTAACAAATTAGTACCTTTTGTTGAAGAAGGGATCTTAAATAATGATTGTCTATGAAGGCAAGCAGGAAATTCAATTGATGTCAATGTTCTAAAAAGGATTTTTGAAGTCATAGGTATTATTGACGAAATGAATAAAAATAAGAGGTAA